From the Nerophis lumbriciformis linkage group LG05, RoL_Nlum_v2.1, whole genome shotgun sequence genome, the window ACTTTATTTAGCGCATAATAATATGTACaaataagattaaaaacaaaCCATACACAGAGAAAACAGCGAACACTTCATGTCGGGGAGAATGTTATGAGTGTGGGGAGGCAGTATTCCTGCTTCTTTGTGGGGGACTGTACATCCAGTGCATCTAGATCCAGAGAAAATACCTTCTTGCTATCTTCTACTGAAATGTCATTAACTGGAAGAGCCTTCGGAGATCTTATGTTCTCCATGAAAGAGCCACTGCACAGCTGCGGGATTCGACGATGACTGGAGTTCAACGGAGACAACAGCCCATCTTTTTTCAGACAGGGGATGAAGGGTTCATCTTCCTCTTCGTCGAGGCTGAGCAGACTGTCGCAGCTGGGAAGTTCAGGCAGAGTTTCCTGATGGAGGCTAAATTGTGGCACGCTGCTGCTGGTCGTGGTGCCACTCGAGCTGTTGAGAGCGTTGAATGTGCCACAGAGCAGAGAAGAATTGATTACTTCCCCCTGTTGATTGCTCGCAGGGCTGCAGGTTTGGGAGGGCACACTGTGTGCGTGGCCAAGTGAGCTAGGAGTGCTGTCAGGCTCAGAGAGGGGAGTTAGGGACTCAGCGATACGGTCGTTCCACTTTGTCACCTCAGCACTGTCTTCCTCTACCGCTTTGCGCCAGGAGCTCCTAATATCCAAAACTGGGGAAAAAATTAGCAGCCAATCATATTAACCAACTGAGCATACACAAAAGTTAGCATATAACTTACTCAAACTGTCAGGTGTGCGACGCAGCTGCTTTCTGGTGGAAAAGGGATCTCCGTGAAGGGTGCCAAGAATCCAGTCCAGATCCAAACCTGAGAGGTGGTCTGCTGCCGGACTGGTTGTTGCTACAGCATCTGCAAACTTGCATATGACAGACAAAAACATCCGTTGGGAAACCTGCAACCATGTGCTTGTTATTGTTAATTGAGACAGAGTCATCTCTGTACCTGATCAGCAAGGTTATCACATTCCATGTCTAATACTGGAATCTTGGCCCTGGTGGGTGTCTCCTTTGCATGAAGGCAACCGGTCATGCTTACAGCAGCCTGGAATGGATCACAATGGACACAAGGATGAAAGTGAATCCAAATATGACAGCATTTTAGTGATGTTATGAGTAATGTGTCCTGTGTATACATTCTCTGACCTACCCTTAGCTGAGATGAAACCACCCTGTTTAAACAACtgattatttttcttcttcttttttttttattaaaaaagggcttcactacacatcttgcaATCATATTTAGTTTTTCTACAACAAATAAGCTAAACAACAATGAAATTGCTGTTAAAATTGACTGACTAAGTGTTAGCATTGTGGCTCACAAAGCCATGCTAGTGTTATCAACATTTATGTCCTCCTGTCCTACTACTTAAAGTTGTGTTGCTGTATGTAATACATATCTATTACCTCAAACAAGTGCAAAGTTAAAGTGTGTTcacaagaagtaaacaaaagcactGGTTGGAGACACACACTTTCACCTTTTCATCAATGATTTTCCATGACTTCTTCAAAACCTTACAGAATTTCCAGGAccaattaattattttatttcaatGGTACAACCGACACCTAATTATCGtaacgttgagtaaaattaccggTAGGTAAATAACTGAAATGTATGGTGCTATTCTTAAACAAAACTAAAACAGTAGACAGACACACTTGGATACATTTTGTCATATTTCAGTTGCaggcctactttgagacaagagaattAGTGATGCATTTGGTTAGAATTCATATGAACAATTGTGTCAGGTAGTTGATGAGAAGGACTTTAAATTGTCATTATAAGCTATTGAGTGCTGTTAGTgtactttttttcaaccaaaaaaaatgtgccttggttaaatcatccattcattttctaccgcttgtcccttttggggtaccggtaatcaaagtttatttatatagcccttaatcacaagtgtctcaaagggctgcacaagccacaacaacatcctcggctcagatcctacatgagggcaagaaaaaaactcaacccagtggggacAATGAGAAACATTGTAGGGGACCGCAGATCGGTGCAATAGATGCCGAGTGGatatggttaataatgtgagaaaaaaaaggtgaaaaaaaggttgaaaaacactggccgaAATGACAGAAAGAGTCTTTAGAGTGCACATCAAGCCCAAAAGCCCAACGTTGTCTGATTTGTTGCTGTGGAAATTGTAGTAGTGTTGCTGCCCGGCTGTTCTCACAGCATCAGTGTTCATAGACTCATCTATGATTATTGCGCTGCAAGCAAATGTGGCTTCAGTTTCAAATGTTTTCCCTTCTAGTGGCTAACGAGGGTTGCATCGCCTTTATTCAAAATGCCAAATGTTGTGCAGCACAGTTTGTATTTAGCACGTCTTGGGTCAGCATCTATGACATCCACAATTTGTATGTACCGGTATCCTAAAAAAGCCATGTGTTATTGAAGCTGCTCTTTGCAGGCAATTTTTCAGTATCGTCACTTCGCTAGCAAGTGTAACTAGCCAGTGGGCGTGCCTGCAGTTCGTAGATGCTTGCATGCCACAAGCCCACACAGACTAGTATGAATACATTTTTCATACCACCAAAATATCTTGATGGTCCGTAGCAATTTACATTTCATTACCacacttccgttttgtttgactCAATGAAACTTTAAAATATACTTCCATGAATTCTCCAAAACAtctaaaaatgtatcatttttaaattacttttcctGGGTCAGGAAATCGAATTTTAAGATTTCATGACTTTTCTAGGTATTTCATGACTGTAGTAACCCTGATTAAAACTATAGCTACAAACTGCTGTGATCCTAGTAGGGTTTACTATGAGTTGTCTAAATTCAGGCATCAAGGCTAGATTTTGGACAACAAATTTTCTATACATTATTGTGGGGCCCGTGATTTCAAATAGGTGAAAAAACATAACATGGGACCATTAAAGTGAAATCCAACAACTACAGTACCTGCTGTGGTACAGATGGGGTCTTCTGAGGAGGGGATGGAGGCGTATCAAAAAAACAGTCCAGGGAGGTGTTGACGTGGGGCGATGTGGCGGCTGAAATATCCCCTTGTTGATGCTTTTCAACTGTGGAAAAAGAGCTATGTGCAAACAGAGAGCAAATTGTTATTCCCAGAGGCATTTCTACACTGCCAGATAAGCCTTCAAGGACTGAAATTAGCATAGTGTCTGCTCCGTATCTGTCTGTAGTGATTTCTCTCAATTCACCACAGTCATCAGAGAGCAGGGATGCTATAGGGAGGACCAGTGATGGACAGACCACTGCTTAGAACTGTCCAAGTATCTGCCTCCCGGTACATTACAATCAGGATTTAAAAGAAAGACAACATTCACCTTTTGAGGAATGAGCAAGTAGTGCCGTCACCCAACTTACACTCTTCAGACTTATCTGAAAGTTTGAACAAGCAACATAAGACATTGCAATCCAACTCAAAATGTCCTGCAGCGTCACTGGACTCAACTCACCAGGAAGCTTGGCAGGAAACTGGGAGAAGACGCTAGGTCCATAGCTAGCATCAGCTGCTGGTTCAAACGACAGGCGGGCCATTGGTGAAAGAAAGCCAGGAGCCTAAAAATAAGAAGTCACATGATGGCAGGCACTTTTAAAACCTATTGGCTAAGGTTGATTGAATGAGTACTCACTTGATCTTCATTGAGAAAAGAGATCAAGGGTGTTTCTTTCAGTGTGTTTATCCACTTCCTGTCCCACTCGGCCTCCAAGTCTCTAATACTCCTTCTCACCTCAGGGATTTCCTCCTTGGAACTCTTCAATCTGAAGGCAGTATTTCACTTAAGCCAGAGTCAtgctaagttaaagttaaagtttagagtAATACAGATGacaatttttagtcaacaaaattaacactgcacagttaaagtaccagtgattgtcacgcacacactaggtgtggcaagattattctctgcatttgacccatcacccttgatcaccccctgggaggtgaggggagcagtgagcagcagtggtggccgcgcccgggaatcatttttaattccaacccttgatgcagagtgtcaagcagggaggtaatgggccccaattttttttatagtaaaatgatgtCCTCCTCCATTACAGCTTACCTAAGGAGCTGAAGGTCTTGCAGCTCACGAGCCATCTGTTGACATTTTTGCTCCAGGTGTATCAATTTGACCTTCGGTTTGGGGGTCTTCTGGACTCTGCAACGTTCCTTCAGGAGGCGCAGAGCTTGGTTTGCCAGCTCAAACACATAAAGCAGGTCCAGCTGTCGGGCCTGGTACACATTCCTAGAGCTTaactgcaaaacattttttaataattgATGATGTTCTAGCTTTACATTCATACATTTTGTTGATCACTCACATCGCTATATACTAGTGTTGCTAATGTTGTGTCCTTTCCCATACCGTTGTTATGTCTTTAGTTTCATTTTGTTTGCACCACAGTAAATGTTTCTCTCTCAATGCAATAActttttacattgttgtatgtggccGAGGAGAAAGAGCAGATGATCTAAAAAAGGTTGGTGGGTTAAACCCTGATCTCTCCAACCCAGGCACAGCTGTTGTGTCTTTGACGTGGTCAAAGAGGCCGTTGGTGCAAATTGACTGCTACATTTCCTTTGGTCTGCCCCAGGCAACACTTATCTtttttattattgctattattatttttattgtatcaGACATCTATTATGTTGGGCAAGTGCGGCTATACAAGTAGTCATTGGTTTGCGACGCTCAGTTACGTTTTGTGGTTATGAATATTTAGTTCCCataattgaattaaaaataaaaatgcggTCCTTTTACTGGATATTTTCTTGAGCGCTAGTTACAGCACATGTGGCATAAGGATACAGTAGCCTCTGTGCGCTACGTGAGGCAGACAGCTGCACTGTGTCCTACGCGTGAGACAGCTACAGCTGGGTTAGAACAGTCATTTTTGATTTTTAGTCAACATTTTGTACTTCCTTATGTTTCGAAGTGTCAATGTGCGAAAGAAAAGTCCTCACCATGGAAGCTAAAATGAAGACCATAAAAACCTCTAAAAGAGGTTAAACATCCACTAATATTGGCAGCACATTTGTTACCAACTGCTTGACTGTCACACTCCTTATTCAAGATTAAGATCATTAATGTTCATGAATTCTAGAGTGGTCACTGATTCCATGCTGTTAGAATCAGATCTGGGATCCCAGGGTTGCCCCTACATGTAAACGATCATGGCGCTACAGCAAGATTATtgccgccacaccttcaaaagaagttgtttttatttaacatgaaaattattttttaaacaaatttaggCGATACATTGTATGAATAGCTATACCAACTGTAGTCTATTATGTACATACTATAGGCTTGGACAAAGCTCAAATATCAACATTCTGcattgctttattttgaaaggaaAAAAGTGCATTGAGATCGCCTGTTGGAAGCAAGTCAGCTGGTCGTGCGCACCTAAATGAGTTGTCACCTGGCAGAAGTAAGGAGATAAAGTTGAAAATAAAGGCATTTAAAGATAATTAACGCACTTCTTGTTCAAGCCTGTGTAAACTACACTAAATCGTTTGACATTACTAACGACAAGAACGTCTAACTACGCCACAGGGAGGGCAGAATACAGTGTAGCCTGTGTTACTTTTTACAATAAACAACACTTGAAACTGCATTTAACAAAGAGCTCAGtcgaccaagtcaaattccttgttaaAACTGATggtaattctgattctgatgtaagaaaaaaaactttaatattAATGGtaatattaataactaataacactaatatttgtttttaaatatacataaaacatttgtttagccttattaaagaaaatatatgcatcattgcaaaacaaaattatcATGCCATATATGAAGATGCCATATTGGAGCGCTTTATGAATATGTGACAGTGAGACGCAACTGTATGTAAATAATTATGTCATAAATGTAGCTTACTTAAGGTATTTTCTGAGTTCCTAAAATAGTCAATTATAAAATGCAGAgttgttaaaacaaaaaaaacacagagaAAAGTTGTTCCTCTACGTTGTTAGGCCTGTCACACGTCGAGTGGAGCAAAGCCAGAGACGCGATCGACTTTGCAGCAACCACTTTGAACTTGAAATGCAGTGTAAAAGCATGTTAACGGCTTCTATTCTTTTCCATAACTTCCAAATGAACACTTTTATTTACACGGAATGGATGcatacattgttgttgttgtatatATAAACAACGGACGCTATAGCATCTATGAACCTGTGTTCAACATCAATAAAATAttgttaatagtattaataaactagattaataaatactaaataattaAGGGCATACAGTATCTTGATATCACTCTACTTCTTTTGGAaaccaaacattgctgaacaacacagaaaagttaaagttaaagtaccaatgattgtcacacacactaggtgtggcgaaattattctctgcatttgacccatcacccttgatcaccccctgggaggtgaggggagcagtgggcagcagcagtggccgcgcccgggaatcattttggtgatttaacccccaattccaacccttgatactgagtgccaagcagggaggcaatgggtcccatttttatagtctgtggTATGAAAGctaaacaatgaaacaaaatatgaacttcacaccattaaaacaactgcagacatgagttGTAGATTACAGCGAAATATTTATagaaggaaatcaactgcaaaaacTAAACCTATTTTTCTTCTCATTAGCATCACGATCACAACAGTACGGCACTTATTGTCAACCAAATGTATTACTTACCAATGCATGAATAAGTCCAACATTGACTTTCACAGATTAATGCTTAATTCATAGACCCCTTCAGATCCAAGCACATGATGTGCCTTAAATCTTTTCTACTTTAGATCCTTGTGAGGGCAGAAGGAAGTGTGTTTGAGCAGTAACTTGAGCAGTcgacttgaatgaatgaatggtttaaatctttctaAAATAATTTTTCTGAAAGGCGAATTGAATTTTTTTCTGAatgtttcacaatcattatgaaatacatgacagatgtacttttttttaaatgcattcaaaatattaaataattgtgatcaaaagtctgcttacagtggacCACATGGAAGCAGTTTTATTCTgactataaagcccttaaaacacatccaaatacctccattgaagttttatatacagtacatgctgtaagtatatgtgtaatgtagtaacaggcacatttataataacatttaatatttacgtattttgatcattctaAGCATACTCGGCGCATCAATTTCAAACATGCATCACAacattcgctttttttttttaaagaacatcactgattacagctcactgcagactttcttACAGAcaacataaaacatcacttactgtataaggtctgctatcattaggatgccgattgctaggatgttcatatattcctatttagatgaagaatgactcataattctcGCAAAGAAAAGGGAGGTGGAGCCAAGCGTCTTTCATGACGTTCTTGCCATTTCTGAGTCTAATTTGGCTGcccaagtgtaccaacttgtcggaatatgtcCTCAGCCTTCTTatattcaggtgagaggcatgatttatgatatatAAAAAGCTGATCGCTCGatgatgtaaataaacattacacacaagcttgtgatcacggagccgctataaatagttcatCTGTGTTAGCGCCtattataataatatcactaatacttggttaatattcaagtcacaaaatgtaaatggagtattgttggcgctttttggatgatttttaaatttgattttatgggcggaatcgaggatctcccattggctccgctgcaggcggacttttatttacaagttagaatgctttttttttttaatccatccgtcgtcatgtctttcatagatagtgaacgataggcaaaattccagaaaagtgcagttcccctttaaaagtgtaTACCTTTTGGGGGAGTTGTTCAATACTCTCAAGCAGGCAGCGAGGAATTTGTAGGCGGCGGTCTGTGCCGTCGAGAGTGTACTGGTCCACCACTCCTTTCAAGGCGCTTCCCAACACATGTTGGCTGTCTTCTGTTGTCAACCGCATTTCATCAATGGTCGACCACAGGGATCGAACCTTAACAAACAACCATTAATGATGACTTCTTCTGGAGAAAACATGCACAACTTTCACATTTAGATAATACCATCACAGTTTTGTCGGTGGAAGGCACTTCTGGTTGGGGGGAATCCCCCTCATGATGTCTTAAATAGGAGATCAAATTGATTACAATTATAAATAACGTCAACGAGAAATGAGAAAAAAACAAAGTCCCTTACTTGAGGAGAGCATCATACTTCTTATTCTCATCTCGGAGGTGTCGCAGAGAATCCTCAATGCCCCTAAAAGACAAGAGATTCACTTACGTGTTATCAACCACCAAGCAAGCTCTGCAAATATAAAGCAGGTGCTTTACATATTTATAATTCTAATGGAGAACAGGTGTGCTTGCTTAATGTGTCATTCGATGAGAgccatttttttaaatccagaAATCTAAATATTTTTATGTTGTGGATAAAACAAAAACCATCGAAAGTATACacaaatatttttaatataatatttctAAAGCATAATAGGCAGGGTATATTGATAGTACACTATACTATATTATTtgtaattgttgctgctttttgtacaatgtactttgttgagattttttcaagtgtttacagacttttaattatgtttttaaattaaaaacaattagcaACCAATCttgcatcttcttctggtgttattaaagtaccaatgattgtcacacacacactaggtgtggtgaaatttgtcctctgcatttgacccatccccttgttcaccccctgggaggtgagg encodes:
- the haus6 gene encoding HAUS augmin-like complex subunit 6 — encoded protein: MASQIILDKQNGKYLWFALLSLGFQPDNYRLSNVSKSSARHIKLGPNMFDKPNKDAFFIVITFLLEKLNPTRFQQTYRFCLPVVGNKQDAEFRKVTCAWLRELMDETGYTGSKMLASLLLSPGGPKFTSLMLHLAKQVMLLEMTSFNTGDGFVPEAAAMPASSLDMARKRLHLAKTRFLKEAVRQDRVLQEYQKRAKGIEDSLRHLRDENKKYDALLKHHEGDSPQPEVPSTDKTVMVRSLWSTIDEMRLTTEDSQHVLGSALKGVVDQYTLDGTDRRLQIPRCLLESIEQLPQKLSSRNVYQARQLDLLYVFELANQALRLLKERCRVQKTPKPKVKLIHLEQKCQQMARELQDLQLLRLKSSKEEIPEVRRSIRDLEAEWDRKWINTLKETPLISFLNEDQAPGFLSPMARLSFEPAADASYGPSVFSQFPAKLPDKSEECKLGDGTTCSFLKSSFSTVEKHQQGDISAATSPHVNTSLDCFFDTPPSPPQKTPSVPQQAAVSMTGCLHAKETPTRAKIPVLDMECDNLADQFADAVATTSPAADHLSGLDLDWILGTLHGDPFSTRKQLRRTPDSLILDIRSSWRKAVEEDSAEVTKWNDRIAESLTPLSEPDSTPSSLGHAHSVPSQTCSPASNQQGEVINSSLLCGTFNALNSSSGTTTSSSVPQFSLHQETLPELPSCDSLLSLDEEEDEPFIPCLKKDGLLSPLNSSHRRIPQLCSGSFMENIRSPKALPVNDISVEDSKKVFSLDLDALDVQSPTKKQEYCLPTLITFSPT